The following are from one region of the Polynucleobacter sp. MWH-CaK5 genome:
- a CDS encoding NUDIX hydrolase, with protein MFDINKFINLYFQRANKLNLYIDPKFNSIYKSSQYDFHLTASGIVIRDDSVLLIFHRYIKEWFQPGGHIDDGELPHIAAQREVLEETGWQTSLLGDDIPVDIDIHLIPENPLKAQPEHWHIDCAFLLNPITQSSPSDPEVSKWFRFAEVSNERIKRVINLAEKN; from the coding sequence ATGTTTGATATCAACAAGTTTATAAATCTTTACTTTCAAAGGGCAAATAAACTGAATTTATACATTGATCCAAAATTCAATTCTATTTATAAGTCCAGTCAATATGATTTTCATTTAACAGCCAGTGGCATAGTTATCAGAGATGATTCTGTTTTGCTGATTTTCCACCGCTACATTAAAGAATGGTTTCAACCTGGCGGACATATTGATGATGGTGAATTGCCACATATTGCTGCTCAAAGAGAGGTTCTTGAGGAAACTGGATGGCAAACTTCATTGCTTGGAGATGATATTCCTGTAGATATTGATATTCATCTGATACCTGAAAACCCTCTTAAAGCACAGCCAGAGCATTGGCACATTGACTGTGCGTTTTTGCTTAATCCCATTACACAATCATCTCCCTCAGATCCTGAGGTTTCCAAATGGTTCAGGTTTGCTGAAGTATCTAATGAGAGAATTAAAAGAGTGATTAACTTGGCAGAAAAAAACTAA
- a CDS encoding cell division protein ZipA C-terminal FtsZ-binding domain-containing protein, translated as MVWFTELATSLGLSDLQLSLGLIGFSLLVLVMIYNAMRIRKLDKSESMDNSTDSSEPSFSSVDTVLGKAEPSLGGAGGQVIHSQAVLAKIDPLIDCVATLRLPEPITGQEILSQLSDWPKNTQFTWLHEGLSTDGVWQSISPELSFTELQLAIQLANRSGPIGMVDLSDFISKAQLLSNALDAELDLASHNEVIESAKSLDDFAAKCDIQLGITVVPKNGLWSLMTIQNVANKAGFLLSRDGREYQRVVSDMVIYKLIADQANFLRDDLSQSNVQYVTLLLNLPHVSYEMTPFQLMLDDAKLLAEALNGHLVDDAGRPLVDEAIVAIKEQLEEIYQAMMVQGIPAGSAAASRLYS; from the coding sequence ATGGTTTGGTTCACTGAACTTGCTACATCCTTAGGGTTGTCGGATCTTCAGTTATCTCTTGGACTAATTGGTTTTAGTCTATTAGTCCTTGTCATGATTTATAACGCGATGCGTATTCGCAAGTTAGACAAGAGTGAATCGATGGACAACTCCACGGATTCATCGGAACCAAGTTTTTCATCGGTTGATACAGTCCTGGGCAAAGCTGAGCCAAGTCTTGGTGGTGCTGGTGGCCAAGTAATTCATTCTCAAGCTGTTTTGGCAAAGATTGATCCTTTGATCGATTGTGTTGCCACATTGCGTTTACCGGAGCCTATCACTGGTCAAGAAATTTTGAGTCAGCTATCTGACTGGCCAAAAAATACTCAATTTACCTGGCTACATGAAGGCTTGAGCACGGATGGTGTTTGGCAATCAATTTCGCCAGAGCTGAGTTTTACGGAACTCCAGTTGGCGATTCAATTGGCCAACAGATCTGGCCCTATTGGCATGGTTGATTTGTCAGACTTTATTTCCAAAGCTCAATTGCTATCAAATGCTTTAGATGCTGAGTTAGATTTGGCTTCTCACAATGAGGTCATCGAATCAGCTAAAAGTTTGGATGATTTTGCTGCAAAGTGTGACATTCAATTGGGCATCACCGTTGTTCCCAAAAATGGTTTGTGGAGTTTGATGACTATTCAGAATGTGGCTAATAAAGCTGGATTCTTGTTGTCACGCGATGGTCGTGAATATCAGCGTGTTGTTTCCGATATGGTCATATATAAGTTGATAGCTGATCAAGCCAACTTCTTGCGCGATGATTTAAGTCAGTCAAATGTTCAGTATGTGACATTGCTGTTAAATCTTCCTCACGTATCTTATGAGATGACGCCATTTCAATTGATGCTGGATGATGCCAAGCTTTTGGCTGAAGCGCTCAACGGTCATTTGGTGGATGATGCTGGAAGGCCATTGGTTGATGAGGCTATCGTTGCCATCAAGGAACAGCTTGAAGAGATTTATCAGGCGATGATGGTTCAGGGTATTCCTGCAGGTTCTGCTGCTGCAAGCAGACTTTATTCCTAG
- the ligA gene encoding NAD-dependent DNA ligase LigA, with product MADSARYAWLKDELASLDHAYYVLDDPKLPDVEYDKLYRELLAIEQEHPDWITSDSPSQRVSGQASDLFSEVKHVVPMLSLNNALEDKEAEAFDKRCREGLNLSAVEYAAELKFDGLAISLRYENGLLTQAATRGDGYSGEDVTANIRTIKAIPLKLKGASHPKVLDVRGEVFMSHKDFESLNQAAINKSEKTFANPRNAAAGSLRQLDPRITAQRTLSFYAYGIGQCEPSIFVPKTHSELLDLYASWGLPVCEHRAVVQSIDGLMGFYQSIGALRDQLPYDIDGVVYKVNSRELQEDLGFVSRAPRFAVAHKYPAQEALTTVLGIDVQVGRTGAITPVARLSPVVVGGVTVTNATLHNEDEVRRKDVHIGDTVVVRRAGDVIPEVVSAIKEKRPSSAIAFVMPTSCPICGSHIEKPEEEAIARCSGGLFCPAQRKQALLHFAQRRAMDIDGLGEKIVDQLVEQSIVRTPADLYRLGLMALANLDRMGEKSAENLLQSIEKSRKNTLARFIFALGIRHVGESTAKDLAKYFGQIEKLMVANEEELLQVNDVGPVVAKSLLSFFSESHNREVVEQLLASGIELEVETSTINPELLGKTFVLTGTLPTMSRDEAKALLEKAGAKVAGSVSAKTHYVVAGADAGSKLEKAQELGVAVIDEVQMLALLQSN from the coding sequence ATGGCTGATTCGGCCCGATATGCCTGGCTGAAAGACGAGTTGGCAAGCTTGGATCATGCCTACTACGTTCTTGATGACCCCAAACTTCCCGATGTTGAATACGACAAGCTCTACCGAGAATTGTTAGCTATTGAGCAGGAGCATCCTGATTGGATCACTTCTGATTCACCATCACAAAGAGTGAGTGGGCAAGCCAGCGATCTTTTTTCTGAAGTCAAACATGTGGTTCCGATGCTTTCTTTGAATAATGCATTGGAAGACAAAGAGGCTGAGGCTTTTGATAAGCGTTGTCGTGAGGGATTAAATTTAAGTGCTGTTGAATATGCTGCTGAACTCAAGTTTGATGGTTTGGCCATATCTTTGCGTTATGAAAATGGTCTTCTAACTCAAGCCGCCACACGCGGTGATGGTTACAGTGGTGAGGACGTCACAGCCAACATCAGAACAATCAAGGCGATCCCTTTAAAACTTAAAGGTGCTTCACATCCAAAAGTCTTGGATGTTCGAGGCGAAGTCTTTATGAGTCATAAAGACTTTGAAAGTTTGAATCAAGCTGCCATCAATAAATCTGAGAAAACTTTTGCCAACCCAAGAAATGCGGCAGCGGGTAGTTTGCGTCAATTAGATCCTAGAATCACTGCGCAACGGACCTTGTCTTTTTATGCCTACGGTATTGGTCAATGTGAACCGTCAATCTTTGTACCTAAAACGCATTCTGAATTATTAGATCTCTATGCATCTTGGGGTTTGCCTGTTTGCGAACATCGCGCAGTCGTTCAATCGATTGATGGCTTGATGGGGTTTTATCAGTCGATTGGTGCCTTGCGTGATCAATTGCCTTATGACATTGATGGGGTGGTTTATAAAGTTAATTCAAGAGAACTGCAAGAAGATTTAGGCTTTGTTTCAAGAGCGCCCAGATTTGCTGTGGCTCATAAATACCCAGCCCAAGAGGCTCTGACAACTGTCTTGGGTATTGATGTCCAAGTGGGTCGAACTGGGGCGATCACACCAGTAGCCAGACTTTCACCGGTGGTGGTTGGTGGCGTGACTGTTACCAATGCCACTTTGCACAATGAAGATGAGGTTCGTCGCAAAGATGTTCACATTGGCGATACCGTGGTGGTTCGTCGTGCAGGTGATGTGATTCCTGAAGTTGTTTCAGCCATCAAAGAGAAGCGCCCATCTTCAGCGATTGCTTTTGTCATGCCCACATCTTGCCCGATTTGCGGCTCTCATATTGAAAAGCCAGAGGAAGAGGCTATTGCAAGATGCAGTGGTGGGTTGTTTTGCCCAGCTCAGCGCAAGCAAGCGCTTTTACACTTTGCTCAACGCAGAGCGATGGATATTGATGGCTTAGGTGAAAAAATTGTTGATCAGTTAGTCGAACAATCCATTGTAAGAACTCCAGCCGATTTGTATCGCTTGGGCTTAATGGCTTTGGCCAATTTAGACCGAATGGGTGAAAAGTCGGCTGAGAACTTACTTCAGTCAATTGAAAAATCCAGAAAAAATACCTTGGCTAGATTTATTTTTGCCCTGGGGATTCGTCACGTTGGTGAGAGCACCGCCAAAGATTTGGCCAAATACTTTGGGCAGATTGAAAAGCTCATGGTTGCCAATGAAGAAGAATTACTTCAGGTCAATGATGTCGGTCCCGTAGTCGCAAAATCATTGCTCAGTTTCTTTAGTGAATCTCATAACAGAGAGGTTGTTGAGCAATTATTGGCATCTGGCATTGAGCTTGAGGTGGAAACCTCAACGATCAACCCAGAATTACTTGGTAAAACATTTGTTTTGACGGGAACATTACCCACCATGTCGCGTGATGAAGCAAAAGCTCTGTTAGAAAAGGCTGGAGCAAAAGTTGCAGGATCTGTGTCTGCCAAAACACATTATGTGGTTGCTGGTGCTGATGCTGGAAGCAAGCTTGAGAAAGCTCAAGAGTTAGGTGTTGCAGTGATTGATGAGGTTCAGATGTTGGCTTTACTTCAATCTAATTAG
- a CDS encoding alternative oxidase: protein MRHNPSSLSDRVAKRFTLLLRWTADTFFSGRYGHRAVVLETVAAVPGMVAGMWTHLKSLRQMKTGYGPKIRTLLAEAENERMHLMTFLEVAKPNWLERMIVLIAQAVFWHLFFFIYVFFPRTAHRIVGYFEEEAVISYTDYLAQIDANPELNIPAPAIAIEYWNLPANAMLRDVVIAVRADEQGHSDVNHAFADDYDKGIAS, encoded by the coding sequence ATGAGACACAATCCTTCAAGCCTTAGCGATCGAGTTGCAAAAAGATTCACCCTGTTACTAAGATGGACTGCAGACACATTTTTCAGCGGTCGATATGGTCACAGAGCTGTGGTTCTTGAGACAGTGGCGGCCGTTCCAGGAATGGTTGCGGGTATGTGGACACATCTTAAAAGTCTGCGCCAAATGAAAACAGGTTATGGACCAAAGATTCGCACACTATTGGCTGAAGCAGAAAATGAGCGCATGCATCTCATGACATTCCTTGAAGTTGCAAAGCCAAACTGGCTTGAGCGAATGATTGTCTTGATTGCTCAAGCAGTGTTTTGGCATTTGTTTTTCTTTATTTATGTCTTTTTCCCAAGAACAGCGCACCGCATCGTCGGCTATTTCGAGGAAGAGGCTGTGATCAGTTACACAGATTATCTTGCGCAAATTGATGCCAATCCTGAACTAAACATCCCTGCGCCAGCCATTGCAATCGAATATTGGAATTTGCCTGCTAATGCCATGCTACGTGATGTTGTGATTGCGGTGAGAGCTGATGAACAAGGCCACAGTGATGTTAATCACGCTTTTGCGGATGATTATGACAAAGGTATTGCTAGCTAA
- the dapD gene encoding 2,3,4,5-tetrahydropyridine-2,6-dicarboxylate N-succinyltransferase yields the protein MPTLQNIIDQAWEDRASLSPSAAPKEVREAVATVLAGLNDGSIRVAERQSVGKWNVNQWVKKAVLISFRLEDNQVMSANGTNGFPQFYDKVPTKFANYTAEDFAKGGFRVVPPATARRGSFIGKNVVLMPSYVNIGAYVDEGSMVDTWATVGSCAQIGKNVHLSGGVGIGGVLEPVQAGPVIIEDNCFIGARSEVVEGVVIEENAVLSMGVYIGQSTKIYDRETGEVHYGRVPAGSVVVPGSLPSACGKYSLYAAIIVKKVDAQTRAKTAINDLLRD from the coding sequence ATGCCAACGCTACAGAACATCATTGATCAAGCCTGGGAAGACCGCGCAAGCCTATCACCTTCAGCAGCCCCAAAAGAGGTTCGCGAGGCAGTGGCTACCGTATTAGCTGGCTTAAATGACGGGTCTATTCGCGTTGCTGAGCGTCAATCAGTGGGTAAATGGAATGTGAATCAATGGGTTAAAAAGGCCGTTTTGATCTCTTTCCGCTTAGAAGACAACCAGGTGATGTCAGCCAATGGCACCAATGGTTTCCCACAGTTTTACGACAAAGTTCCAACCAAATTCGCTAATTACACGGCTGAAGACTTTGCCAAAGGCGGTTTCCGCGTAGTTCCACCGGCAACAGCTCGTCGCGGTTCATTTATTGGCAAAAATGTGGTTTTAATGCCCTCATACGTCAATATCGGCGCTTATGTGGATGAAGGTTCGATGGTTGACACCTGGGCAACTGTTGGTTCATGTGCCCAAATTGGTAAGAATGTTCACCTTTCAGGTGGCGTTGGTATCGGCGGGGTTCTAGAGCCTGTTCAAGCAGGTCCAGTGATCATTGAAGATAACTGCTTCATCGGAGCGCGCTCTGAAGTGGTTGAAGGTGTTGTGATTGAAGAAAACGCTGTTTTATCAATGGGTGTGTACATTGGTCAAAGCACCAAGATTTATGACCGTGAAACTGGTGAAGTTCACTATGGTCGTGTACCAGCTGGCTCAGTGGTTGTTCCTGGCTCATTGCCATCAGCATGCGGTAAATACAGCCTCTATGCAGCCATCATCGTTAAGAAGGTAGATGCTCAAACCAGAGCTAAAACAGCTATTAACGATCTATTAAGAGACTAA
- the smc gene encoding chromosome segregation protein SMC, giving the protein MRLKSIKLSGFKSFVDPTHFELPGQLIGVVGPNGCGKSNIIDAVRWVLGESRASELRGESMQDVIFNGSGQRKPAGRSSVELIFDNTDGRAAGQWSTFAELSVKRVLTRDGASSYYINNQTVRRKDIHDMFMGTGLGPRAYAIIGQGMISRIIEAKPEELRVFLEEAAGVSKYKERRKETESRLEDTRENLTRVEDILRELTQNLTKLEGQAQVAEKYKDLNTQMTQQQQLLWLVRQTEAGKEQERHANAIRDSQVQLEEQTAKLRHAEAELEELRSSHYTSQDLVSTAQGELYEVNAEVGKLENEIRYVQESRARLQQQISDLQAQLSRWSSQEVAAADALRQTNIDLESARENEERFLEALHQVQEKLPAHEVTYLETQKALDQAREAVSSTDQRLASLAERVLAAGRQLDQLHQRQERLQADLSSLVKPDAEALSLATDRQTMAQRKADEAQEVSEAANVSVPEADATRQKAQQTLQESSAALSQTQARLSALQALQEKVQAQAKVGPWLEQKGLNKKQRLWQDLQVEKGWETALEAVLRERVTALQAGDLNEAVRLAQDAPPSRLAFYSGNGVSNSDSSVNGLTSLMSRVQVKDSGIKAVIQEWLGNVYIADSLEDAMRRREQLPQGGVLLVKEGHIVSRVSLQLYAEDSEQAGLLARGQEIENLDLQLKAQQLILDEAQSEANRAQSAYHQAHQLAQQARQTAEQAVREAHNLEVERLQLAQADEKYRSRADQINRELDELTQQSAELQSIRDEGQGELDRVQDEKGVHGDSLTTAQDAYQAAQHALEQAREALRLSEREASEASFNTRTLVQRISDLTRDQQSAQQQVGDIQVSLGNSQEELHGLSDEAAQDALQNLLIQRSAREAALANARTEMDAISHRLREGDEARLTIERSLQPLRDKAMELQLKEQAARLNVEQFATMLMDAEANVEELQARLTPDMKVSTLQSEVNKLNQEIQGLGPVNMAALEELASAHERKTFLDAQSADLNEAINTLTDAISKIDAETRELLQGTFDQVNEHFAKLFPDLFGGGNAKLVMTGEEILDSGVQVMAQPPGKKNSTIHLLSGGEKALTAIALVFSLFQLNPAPFCLLDEVDAPLDDANTGRYADMVARMSKNTQFVFISHNKITMEIASQLIGVTMQEQGVSRIVAVDLEAAATMVEAA; this is encoded by the coding sequence GTGCGACTTAAATCTATAAAACTTTCAGGGTTCAAATCCTTCGTAGATCCTACTCATTTCGAGCTTCCAGGCCAATTAATTGGCGTTGTGGGACCGAACGGTTGTGGTAAATCCAACATCATTGACGCTGTTCGCTGGGTTTTAGGTGAATCGAGGGCCAGTGAATTGCGTGGCGAGTCCATGCAGGACGTTATTTTTAATGGCTCAGGCCAAAGAAAGCCTGCCGGTCGTTCAAGTGTTGAGTTGATATTTGACAACACCGATGGTCGCGCCGCTGGTCAATGGAGCACTTTTGCTGAATTGTCAGTCAAACGTGTGCTGACTCGTGATGGAGCTTCTAGCTATTACATCAATAATCAAACGGTCAGACGTAAAGACATTCATGATATGTTCATGGGTACTGGTTTAGGTCCTCGTGCTTACGCCATCATTGGTCAGGGCATGATCTCAAGAATCATTGAAGCCAAACCAGAAGAGTTACGTGTTTTCTTGGAAGAGGCTGCCGGTGTATCTAAGTACAAAGAGCGTCGTAAAGAGACTGAATCTCGTTTGGAAGATACCAGAGAAAACTTGACCCGAGTAGAAGACATTCTGCGTGAGTTAACTCAGAATCTCACCAAGCTAGAGGGTCAGGCTCAAGTTGCTGAAAAATACAAAGATCTGAATACCCAGATGACACAGCAACAACAATTGTTGTGGTTGGTTCGTCAGACTGAAGCAGGTAAAGAGCAAGAGCGTCACGCCAATGCCATCAGAGATTCTCAAGTTCAACTAGAAGAACAAACAGCTAAGCTGCGTCATGCAGAAGCTGAATTAGAAGAATTAAGAAGTTCTCATTACACATCTCAAGATTTGGTTTCAACGGCTCAAGGTGAGCTTTATGAAGTGAATGCTGAAGTGGGTAAGCTTGAGAATGAGATTCGTTATGTTCAAGAATCACGTGCACGCCTACAGCAACAGATTTCAGATTTGCAAGCGCAGTTATCTCGTTGGTCTTCACAAGAAGTGGCTGCTGCAGATGCATTGCGTCAAACCAATATTGATTTAGAGTCTGCTCGCGAAAACGAAGAGCGTTTCTTAGAGGCTCTTCATCAGGTTCAGGAGAAGTTGCCAGCGCACGAAGTAACTTATTTAGAAACACAAAAAGCTTTGGATCAAGCGCGTGAAGCTGTGTCCTCAACTGATCAGCGTTTAGCAAGTTTGGCTGAGAGAGTTTTGGCTGCTGGTCGTCAATTAGATCAACTTCATCAACGTCAAGAGCGCTTACAAGCAGACTTATCTAGTTTGGTAAAACCTGATGCTGAGGCTCTTAGCTTGGCTACTGATCGCCAAACCATGGCTCAGCGCAAGGCTGATGAAGCCCAAGAAGTTTCTGAAGCAGCCAATGTGAGTGTTCCAGAAGCAGATGCGACGCGACAAAAAGCTCAGCAGACATTGCAAGAATCTTCTGCGGCATTGAGTCAAACGCAAGCTCGTCTCAGTGCGTTGCAAGCATTGCAAGAAAAAGTTCAAGCTCAAGCCAAAGTTGGTCCGTGGTTAGAGCAAAAAGGCCTCAATAAAAAACAACGCCTATGGCAAGACTTGCAAGTTGAAAAGGGTTGGGAAACTGCTCTTGAAGCTGTCTTGCGTGAGCGAGTCACTGCTTTACAAGCGGGCGATTTGAATGAGGCTGTTCGTCTTGCACAAGATGCGCCGCCATCTCGTTTGGCTTTCTATTCTGGTAACGGTGTTTCTAATTCAGATTCAAGCGTCAACGGTTTGACCAGTTTGATGAGCCGTGTTCAGGTCAAAGACTCTGGCATTAAAGCTGTGATCCAAGAGTGGTTGGGCAATGTTTATATTGCCGATAGCTTAGAAGACGCCATGCGTCGTCGTGAACAGCTACCTCAAGGTGGCGTTCTTTTGGTCAAAGAAGGGCACATTGTTAGTCGTGTGAGTTTGCAGCTCTATGCCGAAGACTCAGAGCAAGCTGGCTTGTTGGCTCGTGGTCAAGAAATTGAAAACTTAGACTTACAGTTAAAAGCTCAGCAATTGATTCTTGATGAAGCTCAGAGTGAAGCCAACAGAGCGCAGTCTGCCTATCATCAAGCACATCAGTTAGCCCAGCAGGCTCGCCAAACGGCTGAGCAAGCTGTGAGAGAGGCGCACAACCTAGAGGTTGAGCGTTTGCAATTAGCTCAGGCTGATGAAAAATACAGAAGCAGAGCAGATCAAATCAATCGTGAACTTGATGAGCTCACTCAGCAATCTGCTGAACTTCAATCAATCAGAGATGAAGGTCAGGGCGAGCTAGACCGTGTTCAAGATGAAAAAGGTGTGCATGGCGATAGTTTGACGACAGCACAAGACGCTTATCAAGCAGCACAGCATGCTCTTGAGCAAGCTCGTGAAGCTTTGCGTTTGTCTGAGCGTGAAGCAAGTGAAGCATCTTTCAATACAAGAACATTGGTTCAAAGAATCAGTGATCTAACGCGTGATCAACAGTCTGCACAACAACAGGTGGGTGACATCCAAGTGAGCTTGGGCAATTCTCAAGAAGAGTTGCATGGCTTGTCTGATGAAGCTGCCCAAGATGCTTTACAAAACTTATTGATTCAAAGAAGCGCCCGTGAAGCTGCTTTGGCAAATGCCAGAACAGAAATGGATGCTATCTCCCATCGTTTGCGCGAAGGTGATGAGGCACGTTTAACAATTGAGCGCAGTTTGCAACCTTTGCGTGATAAGGCGATGGAGCTTCAACTCAAGGAGCAAGCGGCTCGCTTGAACGTTGAGCAATTTGCAACCATGTTGATGGATGCTGAGGCCAATGTTGAGGAATTGCAAGCACGCCTAACGCCTGACATGAAGGTCAGCACTTTGCAATCTGAAGTGAACAAGCTTAACCAAGAAATTCAAGGTTTGGGTCCTGTGAACATGGCGGCTCTTGAAGAGTTGGCCAGTGCGCACGAGCGTAAGACGTTCTTGGATGCTCAATCAGCTGATTTGAATGAAGCGATCAATACATTGACGGATGCTATTTCAAAAATTGACGCTGAAACGCGTGAATTGTTGCAAGGCACATTTGATCAGGTGAACGAACATTTTGCGAAACTATTCCCAGACTTATTTGGTGGCGGAAACGCCAAGTTGGTGATGACTGGTGAAGAGATTTTAGATTCTGGTGTTCAGGTGATGGCTCAACCGCCAGGCAAGAAGAATTCAACCATTCATTTGTTGTCAGGTGGCGAAAAAGCTTTGACTGCGATTGCTTTGGTCTTCTCATTGTTCCAATTGAACCCAGCCCCATTCTGTTTACTGGATGAGGTTGATGCTCCATTGGACGATGCGAACACGGGTCGTTATGCTGACATGGTTGCAAGAATGTCTAAAAATACTCAATTCGTCTTTATTTCACACAACAAGATCACCATGGAAATCGCTAGCCAATTGATTGGTGTCACGATGCAAGAGCAGGGTGTTTCTAGAATTGTTGCCGTTGACTTAGAGGCTGCGGCAACGATGGTGGAGGCTGCTTAA